A region from the Nocardioides exalbidus genome encodes:
- a CDS encoding RsmB/NOP family class I SAM-dependent RNA methyltransferase, with translation MNDRARRGRRPVDRPRRAALDVLTAVRVDDAYANLVLPQVLRKHRLEGRDAGLATELASGAIRMHGLYDPVIDACLTKPRLQPEVRDVLRLGVHQLLSMRVPDHAAISTSVDLVRATVGQGPAGLVNAVLRKVSRQDLDAWVEQVAPDRPGDLRGHLAVARSHPRWVVDALAEALGTDDELDDLLAADNAAPRVTLVARPGLADVVELESAGGTRTVRSPYGVVLDGGDPAGVAAVAEGRAGVQDEGSQLVALATVDAPLQGRDERWLDLCAGPGGKAALLASLAAQRGAVLVANERQPHRAVLVRSAMRAVPTGAVHVVAGDGTRPAWVPGTFDRVLVDAPCSGLGALRRRPESRWRRTPQDLDVLTVLQRALLDAALESVRPGGIVVYATCSPVLAETAAVVDAVVASRDDTVEVDRFQLWPHRDGTDAMFAATLRRRALV, from the coding sequence GTGAATGACCGCGCCCGCCGCGGACGCCGCCCGGTCGATCGTCCGCGGCGGGCCGCGCTCGACGTGCTGACGGCTGTCCGCGTCGACGATGCGTACGCCAACCTCGTGCTGCCGCAGGTCCTCCGCAAGCACCGGCTCGAGGGCCGTGACGCCGGCCTGGCGACCGAGCTGGCGTCGGGTGCGATCCGGATGCACGGGCTCTACGACCCGGTCATCGACGCCTGCCTCACCAAGCCGCGCCTCCAGCCCGAGGTGCGCGACGTGCTGCGGCTCGGCGTCCACCAGCTGCTGTCGATGCGCGTGCCCGACCACGCGGCCATCTCGACGAGCGTCGACCTCGTCCGGGCCACGGTCGGGCAGGGGCCCGCCGGGCTCGTGAACGCCGTCCTGCGCAAGGTCAGCCGCCAGGACCTCGACGCGTGGGTGGAGCAGGTCGCACCCGACCGTCCGGGCGACCTGCGCGGCCACCTCGCCGTCGCCCGCTCGCACCCACGATGGGTGGTCGACGCGCTCGCGGAGGCGCTGGGCACCGACGACGAGCTCGACGACCTGCTGGCGGCCGACAACGCCGCGCCGCGCGTCACCCTGGTCGCGCGTCCGGGTCTCGCCGACGTCGTCGAGCTGGAGTCCGCCGGGGGCACTCGCACCGTCCGGTCGCCCTACGGCGTCGTGCTCGACGGTGGCGATCCCGCCGGCGTCGCCGCTGTGGCCGAGGGCCGTGCGGGCGTGCAGGACGAGGGATCGCAGCTGGTGGCGCTCGCGACGGTCGACGCCCCGCTGCAGGGGCGGGACGAACGGTGGCTCGACCTGTGCGCGGGTCCCGGCGGCAAGGCAGCACTGCTGGCGTCGCTGGCGGCACAGCGCGGCGCGGTGCTCGTGGCCAACGAGCGCCAGCCCCACCGGGCGGTCCTCGTGCGGTCGGCGATGCGCGCCGTCCCCACCGGAGCCGTCCACGTCGTCGCGGGCGACGGCACCCGACCGGCCTGGGTGCCGGGCACGTTCGACCGGGTGCTCGTCGACGCGCCGTGCTCCGGACTGGGTGCGCTCCGACGTCGGCCGGAGTCGCGCTGGCGTCGTACGCCCCAGGACCTGGACGTGCTCACCGTCCTCCAGCGGGCACTGCTCGACGCGGCCCTGGAGTCGGTCCGGCCGGGCGGCATCGTGGTCTACGCGACCTGCTCGCCGGTGCTGGCCGAGACGGCCGCGGTGGTGGACGCGGTCGTGGCGAGCCGCGACGACACCGTCGAGGTCGACCGGTTCCAGCTGTGGCCGCACCGTGACGGCACGGACGCGATGTTCGCGGCGACCCTGCGCCGCCGGGCCCTCGTGTGA